The Acidobacteriota bacterium genome has a segment encoding these proteins:
- the gap gene encoding type I glyceraldehyde-3-phosphate dehydrogenase: MKKKRIGVNGLGRIGRCFVRMALAESNVEVVVVNDIASLEETAYLLKYDSVYGVLAEDVTQKGEALSIGGHAIAAHREKTPGDVPWGDYGVDAVLDATGVFHNSREALEGCLEAGAQRVLVSAPAKAADLTVVYGVNHKEISKKHRIVSNASCTTNCLAPVLKVLDETWGVESALMTTVHCYTSGQALVDAPRGKMRRNRAAALSLVPTTTGAGKAIGLVMPSMKGKIDAIAVRVPTATVSLIDLVALVAKPPKDAETLVSALEKATREKLRGILAVERAELVSVDFKGSTYSSIVDAPMCGTCGPQVKVLAWYDNEWGYVARLMDVMRYWTGAGD, encoded by the coding sequence ATGAAGAAAAAACGAATCGGTGTCAACGGTCTCGGGCGCATCGGGCGCTGCTTCGTCCGCATGGCGCTCGCCGAAAGCAACGTGGAAGTCGTAGTCGTCAACGATATCGCCTCGCTGGAGGAGACGGCCTACCTGCTCAAATACGATTCCGTCTACGGCGTCCTGGCCGAGGACGTCACGCAGAAAGGAGAGGCCCTCTCGATCGGCGGGCACGCCATCGCCGCGCACCGTGAAAAAACGCCCGGGGACGTGCCCTGGGGAGACTACGGCGTGGACGCGGTGCTCGACGCGACGGGCGTGTTCCACAACTCGCGCGAGGCGCTCGAAGGCTGCCTCGAAGCGGGCGCGCAGCGCGTGCTCGTCTCGGCCCCCGCGAAGGCGGCGGACCTGACCGTCGTCTACGGCGTGAATCACAAGGAGATTAGCAAAAAGCACCGCATCGTCTCGAACGCCTCGTGCACGACCAATTGCCTGGCCCCCGTGCTCAAGGTTCTCGACGAGACGTGGGGCGTCGAAAGCGCGCTCATGACCACGGTGCACTGCTACACGAGCGGCCAGGCCCTCGTGGACGCGCCCCGGGGCAAGATGCGCCGCAACCGCGCGGCGGCGCTTTCCCTGGTTCCCACCACGACGGGCGCCGGCAAGGCGATCGGCCTCGTGATGCCCTCGATGAAGGGAAAAATAGACGCCATCGCCGTGCGCGTGCCCACGGCCACGGTGTCGCTCATCGACCTGGTCGCGCTTGTGGCGAAGCCTCCCAAGGACGCCGAGACGCTCGTTTCGGCCTTGGAGAAAGCGACGCGGGAAAAGCTGCGCGGCATTCTGGCCGTCGAGCGGGCGGAGCTCGTGTCGGTCGATTTCAAGGGCTCGACGTACTCGTCCATAGTGGACGCCCCGATGTGCGGCACCTGCGGCCCGCAGGTCAAGGTCCTGGCGTGGTACGACAACGAGTGGGGCTACGTCGCGCGCCTCATGGACGTCATGCGCTACTGGACGGGAGCCGGGGATTAG
- a CDS encoding CCA tRNA nucleotidyltransferase, whose product MPRSRKLSSKALEREALAVVARLRRAGYKTYFAGGCVRDRLLGLAPEEYDIATSATPDEVEKLFKKTVAVGKAFGVVRVRRGGAEFEVATFRRDLPYRDGRHPEGVRFTSAEEDARRRDFSLNGLFYDPARKRVLDFVGGRDDLKRGLLRAIGRAEERFEEDKLRLLRAVRFAVRFGFRVESKTLAAIKRLAPRVVQVSAERIRDELLKIFLGPRPHRALDLLDETGLLEAVLPEISSMKGVEQPPAFHPEGDVYTHTRLMLEIFGTAKKFRSESKRRILVMAALLHDVGKPPTFEPADPRERRGRIRFDGHAPQGAEMAAAVMRRLKLPTRDIEAVAACVRDHLKFIDVFRMRPSTLKRLLRAPHFTLLLELHRIDCLASHGKLDAYRFCLRKRREFAKEDSLKPPRLLAGGDLIALGYAPGPRFKEILAAVETEQLEGRVRTPDEARAFVKRTFKRKTR is encoded by the coding sequence ATGCCGCGCTCCCGGAAATTATCTTCGAAAGCGCTCGAGCGCGAGGCCCTCGCGGTCGTCGCACGCCTCCGCCGGGCGGGCTATAAGACCTACTTCGCGGGCGGTTGCGTGCGCGACCGGCTCCTGGGCCTCGCCCCCGAGGAGTACGACATCGCGACCTCCGCGACGCCGGACGAGGTCGAGAAACTCTTTAAGAAAACCGTCGCCGTGGGGAAGGCCTTCGGCGTGGTGCGCGTGCGCCGGGGAGGGGCGGAGTTCGAGGTGGCGACGTTCCGCCGCGACCTCCCCTACCGGGACGGCCGCCACCCGGAGGGCGTCCGGTTCACCTCCGCCGAGGAGGACGCCCGCCGCCGCGATTTTTCTCTGAACGGGCTCTTTTACGACCCCGCGAGAAAAAGGGTGCTCGACTTCGTCGGCGGGCGGGACGACCTGAAGCGCGGCCTCCTGCGCGCCATCGGGCGCGCCGAGGAGCGCTTCGAGGAGGACAAACTGCGCCTCCTGCGCGCCGTGCGCTTCGCCGTGCGCTTCGGCTTCCGGGTGGAGTCGAAGACGCTGGCCGCCATCAAGCGCCTGGCGCCCCGGGTCGTGCAGGTGAGCGCCGAGCGCATCCGCGACGAGCTTCTTAAAATCTTCCTCGGGCCGCGCCCTCACCGGGCGCTCGACCTCCTGGACGAGACCGGACTCCTCGAAGCGGTGCTTCCCGAAATTTCTTCCATGAAGGGCGTCGAGCAGCCGCCGGCGTTCCATCCCGAGGGCGACGTCTACACGCACACGCGCCTGATGCTAGAGATTTTCGGGACGGCGAAGAAATTCCGCTCCGAGTCGAAGCGGAGGATTCTCGTGATGGCGGCGCTCCTCCACGACGTGGGAAAGCCGCCGACGTTCGAGCCGGCCGATCCGCGCGAGCGCCGGGGCCGCATCCGCTTCGACGGCCACGCCCCGCAGGGGGCCGAGATGGCCGCGGCCGTCATGCGGCGGCTCAAGCTCCCGACGCGCGACATAGAGGCGGTCGCGGCCTGCGTGCGCGACCATTTGAAGTTCATCGACGTCTTCCGGATGCGCCCCTCGACGCTCAAGCGCCTCCTGCGCGCGCCCCACTTCACGCTGCTCCTCGAGCTGCACCGCATCGACTGCCTCGCCTCGCACGGGAAGCTCGACGCCTACCGCTTCTGCCTCCGAAAGCGCCGCGAGTTCGCGAAGGAGGATTCCCTTAAGCCGCCGCGTCTTCTTGCGGGCGGCGACCTCATCGCCCTGGGCTACGCGCCCGGGCCGCGCTTCAAGGAGATCCTCGCCGCCGTGGAGACGGAGCAGCTTGAGGGGCGCGTCCGCACGCCCGACGAGGCGCGCGCCTTCGTGAAAAGAACGTTCAAGCGGAAGACCCGCTAG
- a CDS encoding cation:proton antiporter, with amino-acid sequence MEQNLTEVVLHLVFQLAVILCAAKVGGEIAERFLKQPAVLGELVMGMLIGPFFLGQYIHLPHVGALFPPPVGHTPIAVSGELWAFAQVAVIILLFIAGLETDLGNFLRYGAKAFVIGLGGVIAPFFLGAWATSVFTEYGIMSPMALFMGSAMTATSVGITARVLSDIHKLGTPEGVSILAAAVIDDVLGLLVLAIVIAMAAGAAVDEAGLARPNDLGGLAAADETGHAAADGEQPGLDWGKLGWVALKAFGIWIGVTAAGIFSAKYIERLFSAFKSSGAKITLSLALCFLISAFVELFGLAMIIGAYSIGLGLSQTAMSKEIIKEMEGLYHALVPVFFVVMGMLVSFPAMREEVVFGIVLSLLAIASKVFGCGLPALGLGFNVRGATRIGLGMLPRGEVALIIAGMGLARGAIDTGLFGVVIMMTVVTTFLAPVLLVPAFRGGDGLKSS; translated from the coding sequence ATGGAGCAGAACCTTACAGAGGTCGTTCTGCACCTCGTCTTTCAACTGGCGGTCATACTGTGCGCCGCTAAGGTGGGGGGGGAGATTGCGGAAAGATTCCTGAAGCAGCCCGCCGTCCTCGGGGAGCTCGTGATGGGCATGCTCATCGGCCCGTTCTTCCTGGGGCAATACATCCATTTGCCGCACGTCGGCGCGCTTTTCCCCCCGCCCGTGGGGCACACGCCCATCGCGGTCTCGGGCGAGCTCTGGGCCTTCGCGCAGGTTGCGGTCATCATCTTGCTCTTCATCGCGGGCCTCGAGACCGACCTGGGAAATTTCCTGCGCTACGGCGCCAAGGCCTTCGTGATCGGGCTGGGCGGCGTGATTGCCCCGTTCTTCCTCGGCGCGTGGGCCACGTCGGTCTTCACGGAGTACGGGATAATGTCCCCCATGGCGCTCTTTATGGGCTCCGCGATGACGGCCACCTCAGTCGGCATCACGGCGCGCGTGCTGAGCGATATCCATAAGCTCGGAACGCCCGAGGGGGTCTCCATCCTCGCGGCGGCGGTCATCGACGACGTGCTGGGCCTGCTGGTCCTGGCCATAGTGATTGCCATGGCGGCGGGGGCCGCGGTGGACGAGGCGGGCCTTGCCCGCCCTAACGACCTTGGCGGGCTTGCCGCAGCTGACGAGACGGGGCATGCCGCCGCGGACGGGGAGCAGCCCGGCCTCGATTGGGGCAAGCTGGGATGGGTCGCGCTCAAGGCGTTCGGCATCTGGATCGGCGTCACGGCCGCGGGCATCTTCAGCGCGAAATACATCGAACGCCTATTCTCGGCGTTCAAGTCGAGCGGCGCGAAGATCACGCTCTCGCTCGCGCTATGTTTTCTGATATCGGCTTTCGTCGAGCTGTTCGGCCTTGCCATGATCATAGGCGCCTACTCGATCGGCCTCGGGCTCTCGCAGACCGCGATGTCCAAGGAGATAATCAAGGAAATGGAAGGCCTCTACCACGCCTTGGTGCCCGTCTTTTTCGTCGTCATGGGGATGCTCGTGAGCTTTCCAGCCATGCGCGAGGAGGTCGTGTTCGGCATCGTGCTGAGCCTCCTCGCCATCGCGAGCAAGGTGTTCGGCTGCGGCCTTCCGGCCCTGGGGCTCGGCTTCAACGTCCGCGGCGCGACGCGCATCGGGCTGGGGATGCTCCCGCGCGGCGAGGTGGCGCTCATCATCGCCGGCATGGGCCTCGCGCGGGGCGCGATAGATACGGGCCTCTTCGGCGTAGTCATCATGATGACCGTCGTGACGACGTTTCTGGCGCCCGTGCTTCTGGTGCCGGCCTTCCGGGGCGGGGACGGTTTGAAGAGTTCCTAA
- the rpsO gene encoding 30S ribosomal protein S15 → MEKREIVEKFGRSPGDTGSPEVQVALLTKRIEHMSKHLEAHKKDHSTRRGLMKLVGQRRYLLRYLSSRDRGRYQSLIAALGLRK, encoded by the coding sequence ATGGAAAAGAGGGAAATTGTTGAAAAATTCGGGCGCTCGCCCGGAGACACCGGCTCCCCCGAGGTTCAGGTAGCGCTTCTTACGAAGCGCATCGAGCACATGTCCAAGCATCTGGAGGCGCACAAGAAAGACCACAGTACGCGACGGGGTCTTATGAAGCTCGTGGGGCAGCGACGGTATCTTCTGCGCTACCTCAGTTCCCGCGACCGCGGGCGGTACCAGAGCCTCATCGCGGCCCTCGGGCTGCGCAAGTAA
- a CDS encoding SLC13 family permease: MEHILIVYAITLCAIVLFARGDLVPTDLTALLILLMLVMTGVLSIEEGLSGFSHPGTISVAAMLVLSEAVNRTGALDALTRQLKALPFEGEAAAAVVVLLAAGIVSMFVSNTATALIFIPLALTLARTKLLATSRLMLPMSYAIILAGTCTLIGSSTNIVVSEMGQRDYGLAPLGMFEITRLGLLAFGAGFLYCVLVGRRLLPSHTPVKDITERYAFREYVAELLVPEDSASAGKTFAEAGLAERYKVSLLGVIRGMPDGSEQRIWGGAPYTALAAGDVLLVHGGIDELLLFQRNTGLASKEKDIFEDLTKGEGVLAEGVISPTSALVGQTLKEINFRARYGVFVLAVRTFGTTLLDKIGRVRLKVGDTLLIYARRGELETLRKHPDFLFFETVTLPPVPEPRRALTSVLVLAGVILAAALHVLPLVVAQLVGIALLVFLRAMDLKEIYSAIPWRIILMIAGIIPLGIAYQKTGAAELLARSLLPFAEVLGPLAVLSVVYWIGSFLVEVIQKTPTAVLIVPLAMSAAQAAGINPKAMLVTVLFAASSCFASPMSYQVNALVYGAGHYRFADYLRAGLLLKLLLWLVVLAGVWMFWPLEAA; this comes from the coding sequence ATGGAACACATCCTGATTGTTTACGCCATCACGCTCTGCGCCATCGTGCTCTTTGCGCGCGGGGACCTCGTCCCTACCGACCTTACGGCGCTTCTCATCCTCCTCATGCTGGTCATGACGGGCGTGCTTTCCATCGAGGAAGGCCTTTCCGGATTCAGCCATCCGGGCACCATTTCCGTGGCGGCCATGCTGGTGCTGAGCGAGGCCGTAAACCGCACCGGGGCGCTCGACGCCCTGACGCGCCAATTGAAAGCCCTGCCCTTCGAGGGCGAGGCGGCGGCCGCCGTGGTGGTGCTTCTCGCCGCGGGCATCGTCTCGATGTTCGTCAGCAACACGGCCACGGCGCTCATCTTCATCCCCCTCGCCCTGACCCTGGCGCGCACGAAGCTCCTCGCCACCTCGCGCCTCATGCTCCCGATGTCCTACGCCATCATCCTGGCGGGCACCTGCACGCTCATCGGCAGCTCCACGAACATCGTCGTGAGCGAAATGGGGCAGCGCGACTACGGGCTCGCGCCGCTCGGCATGTTCGAAATCACGCGCCTGGGGCTGCTCGCGTTCGGTGCGGGGTTCCTGTACTGCGTCTTGGTGGGGCGGCGGCTCCTTCCGTCGCACACGCCCGTGAAGGACATCACGGAGCGCTACGCCTTTCGCGAATACGTGGCCGAGCTCCTCGTGCCAGAGGACTCGGCCTCGGCGGGAAAAACGTTCGCCGAGGCGGGGCTGGCGGAGCGCTACAAGGTGAGTCTTCTGGGCGTCATACGCGGCATGCCGGACGGCAGCGAGCAGCGCATCTGGGGCGGCGCGCCCTACACGGCACTGGCCGCGGGCGACGTCCTCCTCGTCCACGGGGGAATTGACGAACTCCTGCTCTTCCAGCGGAACACCGGTCTGGCGAGCAAGGAGAAGGATATTTTCGAAGACCTCACCAAGGGCGAGGGCGTGCTGGCCGAGGGCGTGATCTCTCCCACGTCGGCCCTTGTGGGGCAGACGCTCAAGGAAATCAACTTCCGCGCCCGCTACGGCGTCTTCGTGCTGGCGGTGCGCACCTTCGGCACGACCCTCCTCGACAAAATCGGCCGCGTCCGCCTCAAGGTGGGCGACACGCTTCTCATCTACGCCCGGCGCGGCGAGCTGGAAACCCTCCGCAAGCACCCCGACTTTCTTTTCTTCGAGACCGTGACCCTTCCTCCCGTCCCCGAGCCGCGCCGGGCGCTCACGTCGGTGCTCGTGCTTGCCGGGGTTATTCTGGCGGCGGCCCTCCACGTCCTCCCGCTCGTCGTGGCGCAGCTGGTGGGCATCGCGCTCCTGGTGTTCCTGCGCGCGATGGACCTGAAGGAAATTTACAGCGCCATTCCCTGGCGCATCATCCTGATGATCGCGGGCATCATTCCCCTCGGGATCGCGTACCAGAAGACGGGCGCGGCGGAGCTCCTGGCCAGGAGCCTGCTTCCCTTTGCCGAGGTGCTCGGCCCCCTTGCCGTCCTTTCCGTCGTCTACTGGATAGGCTCCTTTCTGGTGGAGGTCATCCAGAAGACGCCCACGGCCGTGCTCATCGTGCCGCTTGCCATGTCGGCGGCGCAGGCTGCCGGCATCAATCCCAAGGCGATGCTCGTGACGGTGCTCTTCGCCGCCTCGTCGTGCTTCGCCTCGCCCATGAGCTACCAGGTCAACGCCCTCGTGTACGGGGCGGGGCACTACCGCTTCGCCGACTACCTGCGCGCGGGCCTTCTGCTGAAGCTCCTGCTGTGGCTCGTGGTGCTCGCGGGCGTCTGGATGTTCTGGCCCCTGGAGGCGGCCTAG
- a CDS encoding adenylosuccinate synthase, which yields MSYRLAVLGGQWGDEGKGKVVDWLGEHFKIIVRFNGGANAGHTVSFGGKTHFFHLMPSGMVRPDRTCVIANGVVIHPPTLFEEIDRIEAAGLSVKGRLLISDRAHLVFPYHRAMDRLREESAVVQKIGTTQRGIGPAYEDKAGRRGVRAGVLRDLDALREQVFENVEQANRLFKLAGFEPFEAQAVYDEYAGHAERMRPFIADTQKFLNDAKENTLFEGAQGTLLDLDHGTYPYVTSSSASIGGVGTGTGVSPRKIDAVVGVFKAYSTRVGEGPFPSELKDETGDTIRRLGKEYGTTTGRPRRCGWLDAVAGAYTVRVNGFTQAALMLLDVLDEFEEIGICTAYKYKGSTLKDLPSEVRVLAVCEPVFKKVKGWKTKTQGANRFDALPQAARDYVRHIEDAFGCPVGLISTGPERESTVARETLNLPGSI from the coding sequence ATGAGCTATCGCTTGGCCGTTCTGGGCGGACAGTGGGGCGACGAGGGGAAGGGGAAGGTCGTGGACTGGCTGGGCGAGCATTTTAAAATTATCGTCCGCTTCAACGGGGGCGCGAACGCCGGCCACACCGTGAGCTTCGGCGGCAAGACGCACTTCTTTCACCTTATGCCCTCCGGCATGGTCCGGCCCGACCGCACGTGCGTCATCGCGAACGGCGTCGTCATCCACCCGCCGACGCTTTTCGAGGAAATCGACCGCATCGAGGCGGCCGGGCTTTCCGTGAAGGGGCGGCTTCTGATAAGCGACCGCGCCCATCTCGTGTTTCCCTATCATCGCGCGATGGACCGACTCCGCGAGGAGTCCGCCGTGGTGCAGAAAATCGGCACGACGCAGCGCGGCATCGGCCCGGCCTACGAGGACAAGGCCGGAAGGCGCGGCGTCCGCGCCGGCGTGCTGCGCGACCTCGACGCCTTGCGGGAGCAGGTTTTTGAGAACGTCGAGCAGGCGAACCGCCTTTTCAAACTCGCGGGCTTCGAGCCGTTTGAGGCGCAGGCGGTCTACGACGAGTACGCCGGGCACGCCGAGCGGATGCGCCCCTTCATCGCAGATACGCAGAAATTCCTGAACGACGCGAAGGAAAATACGCTCTTCGAGGGCGCCCAGGGGACGCTTCTCGACCTCGACCACGGCACGTACCCCTACGTGACGTCTTCGAGCGCTTCCATCGGCGGAGTCGGCACGGGAACGGGCGTGAGCCCGCGCAAGATCGACGCCGTGGTCGGCGTTTTCAAGGCTTACTCCACGCGCGTGGGCGAAGGGCCTTTCCCCTCGGAGCTCAAGGACGAGACGGGAGACACCATCCGCCGCCTCGGAAAAGAGTACGGCACCACGACGGGCCGGCCGCGGCGCTGCGGCTGGCTCGACGCCGTGGCCGGGGCCTACACCGTGCGGGTCAACGGCTTCACCCAGGCGGCGCTCATGCTCCTCGATGTTCTCGACGAATTCGAGGAAATCGGCATCTGCACGGCCTACAAGTACAAAGGCTCCACCCTGAAAGACCTTCCGTCCGAAGTCCGGGTCCTCGCCGTGTGTGAGCCGGTCTTCAAGAAAGTCAAGGGATGGAAGACGAAGACGCAGGGCGCCAACAGGTTCGACGCCCTGCCGCAGGCCGCACGCGATTACGTCCGGCACATCGAGGACGCTTTCGGCTGTCCCGTGGGCCTCATCTCGACGGGGCCGGAGCGCGAATCCACTGTGGCACGCGAGACATTGAACCTTCCGGGTAGCATATAG
- the pnp gene encoding polyribonucleotide nucleotidyltransferase: MPSQGKRDITIGTRTLTLESTGLARQADGAIMARYGDSVVLVTACAQREPREGMSFLPLTVDYREYTYAAGKIPGGFFKREGRPSEKEIITCRLIDRPLRPLFPEGYAYETQIIGMVLSSDQENDTDVHAITSAGAALYLSRIPFTHPLAAVRVGLVEDRLVVCPTFKEREESRLDLVVVGTDEALVMIEASAREVEEAMVLEAIEVARREILKIVEVQKEMYREMGVEKTSFEPIPPVPQEIADDVRGKTLERLKQILPTPVKSEREEATRLLKKEIVEGLTEEEREEKEPFYARAFYELEKSLVREVILKEHRRTDGRAFDRVRDLDCRIGVLPRTHGSAVFRRGETTALVTVTLGTPSDTQTVDALEGETEKRFMLHYNFPPFSVGEVAFMRGPKRREIGHGVLAERALRAVAPTELDFPYTLRVVSDILESNGSSSMATVCGGSLALMEAGVPVSAAVAGIAMGLVKEGDGEGDGYAILTDIAGYEDHYGDMDFKVAGTSGGITALQMDIKVKGVTAQVLKEAFEQARRARLEILDAMNAAIPAPREELSPHAPRMLVIQIDKEDIGAVIGPGGKMIRSIVEETGATIDIEEDGRVFIASVDEKAANEAMRRVKQIVEKPEVGKIYDGKVISLREFGAFVEILPGKDGLLHISEIAPHRIERVEDVLKEGDVIQVKVISQDEQGKLRLSKRAAEGYEPAPAPPRRDDRGRGRGPRRDGGGRGRGPRRDGGGGRGRGPRRDDRPRRDSDRDRRGPPPSR, encoded by the coding sequence ATGCCATCCCAGGGCAAACGTGACATTACTATCGGCACCCGTACGCTCACGCTGGAATCCACCGGGCTCGCGCGCCAGGCCGACGGCGCCATCATGGCGCGCTACGGCGACAGCGTCGTCCTCGTAACCGCATGCGCCCAGCGCGAGCCGCGCGAGGGCATGAGCTTCCTGCCACTTACGGTGGACTACAGGGAGTACACCTACGCCGCCGGGAAAATCCCGGGCGGCTTCTTCAAGCGCGAGGGGCGCCCCAGCGAGAAAGAGATTATCACGTGCCGGCTGATTGACCGGCCGCTGCGGCCGCTTTTTCCCGAAGGCTACGCCTACGAGACGCAGATTATCGGCATGGTGCTCTCGTCCGACCAGGAAAACGACACCGACGTCCACGCCATCACGAGCGCGGGCGCCGCGCTCTACCTTTCCCGCATTCCCTTCACGCACCCGCTCGCGGCCGTGCGCGTGGGACTCGTCGAGGACCGCTTGGTAGTCTGTCCCACGTTCAAGGAGCGGGAGGAGAGCCGCCTCGACCTCGTGGTGGTGGGCACGGACGAGGCCCTCGTGATGATCGAAGCCTCGGCGCGCGAGGTCGAGGAAGCCATGGTGCTCGAGGCCATCGAGGTGGCTCGCCGGGAAATTTTGAAGATTGTCGAGGTGCAGAAGGAAATGTACCGGGAGATGGGCGTCGAGAAGACGTCGTTTGAGCCGATTCCGCCCGTGCCGCAGGAGATCGCCGACGATGTGCGCGGGAAGACGCTCGAGCGGCTCAAGCAGATTCTTCCCACCCCCGTCAAGAGCGAGCGGGAGGAGGCCACGCGCCTGCTCAAAAAGGAAATCGTGGAGGGTCTCACCGAAGAGGAGCGGGAGGAAAAGGAGCCGTTTTACGCACGCGCTTTTTACGAGCTCGAAAAGAGCCTCGTGCGCGAGGTGATATTGAAAGAGCACCGCCGCACGGACGGCCGCGCCTTCGACCGGGTGCGCGACCTCGATTGCCGCATCGGAGTCCTTCCGCGCACGCACGGCTCGGCCGTCTTCCGCCGAGGCGAGACGACGGCGCTCGTCACCGTGACCCTCGGCACGCCTTCGGACACGCAGACGGTGGACGCCCTCGAAGGCGAAACAGAGAAACGCTTCATGCTCCACTACAATTTCCCGCCCTTCTCGGTCGGAGAGGTCGCGTTCATGCGCGGGCCGAAGCGCCGCGAGATCGGCCACGGCGTCCTGGCCGAGCGCGCCCTTAGAGCCGTCGCTCCCACGGAGCTGGACTTTCCGTACACGCTCCGCGTCGTCTCGGACATTCTCGAATCGAACGGCTCATCCTCCATGGCGACCGTGTGCGGGGGAAGCCTCGCCCTCATGGAGGCGGGGGTGCCCGTTTCGGCGGCGGTGGCCGGCATCGCCATGGGGCTGGTGAAAGAGGGCGACGGCGAGGGCGACGGCTACGCCATCCTGACCGACATCGCGGGCTACGAGGACCACTACGGCGACATGGACTTCAAGGTGGCGGGCACGTCGGGGGGCATCACCGCGCTCCAGATGGACATCAAGGTGAAGGGCGTCACGGCGCAGGTCCTGAAGGAGGCCTTCGAGCAGGCGCGGCGGGCGCGGCTCGAGATCCTCGACGCCATGAACGCCGCGATTCCCGCACCGCGCGAGGAACTCTCTCCCCACGCCCCGCGGATGCTCGTCATCCAGATCGACAAGGAGGACATCGGCGCGGTCATCGGCCCCGGCGGAAAGATGATCCGGAGCATCGTCGAGGAGACCGGCGCCACCATCGACATCGAGGAGGACGGGCGCGTTTTCATCGCCTCGGTGGACGAGAAAGCGGCCAACGAGGCCATGCGGAGGGTCAAGCAGATAGTCGAAAAGCCCGAGGTGGGAAAAATCTACGACGGCAAGGTGATCTCCCTGCGGGAGTTCGGGGCGTTCGTGGAGATTCTTCCGGGCAAGGACGGCCTGCTGCACATCTCTGAAATCGCGCCGCACCGCATCGAGCGCGTGGAAGACGTTCTCAAGGAAGGCGACGTCATTCAGGTGAAGGTCATCTCCCAGGACGAGCAGGGCAAGCTCCGCTTGAGCAAGCGCGCGGCCGAAGGATACGAGCCGGCTCCCGCGCCGCCCAGGCGCGACGACAGGGGGCGGGGACGCGGCCCCCGCCGGGACGGCGGCGGACGGGGACGCGGCCCTCGACGAGACGGCGGCGGTGGACGGGGGCGCGGCCCTCGCCGCGACGACCGCCCTCGCCGCGACAGCGACCGCGATCGAAGGGGCCCTCCCCCTAGCCGCTAG
- a CDS encoding sodium:calcium antiporter, which produces MTTKRGRGKKRRKKAKKSPGAAAPGPSSASTCPDPRRGGPGAGLRDWAWLAVAALLSAQWIVLRAAAVPLGHEAQAMLAGLAILGAAFILSWAAEAAQKDIPQALALIALAWIAVLPEYAVDLYFAWVAGKDPSYAAYATANMTGANRLLIGLGWPAVLLAIWCKGRVREIALEPTRRIELGALGLATLYAFLIPLKGTLSLLDAVVLIGIFVLYAYWAARSPMVEIDLEGPAGRVASWPAAPRRAMVVVQFVFAGAAILFAAEPFAEGLLGVGREHGIEEFILVQWLAPLASEAPEFIVAILFALRGRAAVGLGALLSAKVNQWTLLVGAIPVVYGISAGAAAPMLLDFRQREEILLTAAQSLLGLMVLVNLRFGLQEALLLAMLFMAQLFFPTTEVRIAFSVLYGFMCVALLFRRGEWKALKALAHPLSPAAGEKP; this is translated from the coding sequence ATGACAACAAAACGGGGCAGGGGAAAGAAGCGGCGAAAGAAGGCGAAAAAATCCCCGGGCGCAGCGGCTCCCGGACCCTCGTCCGCTTCGACTTGCCCCGACCCGCGTCGGGGCGGACCCGGAGCGGGCTTGAGGGACTGGGCGTGGCTGGCCGTCGCCGCGCTCTTGTCGGCGCAGTGGATCGTCCTTCGCGCCGCGGCGGTTCCCCTCGGCCACGAGGCGCAGGCCATGCTTGCGGGCCTCGCCATCCTCGGGGCGGCGTTCATCCTCTCGTGGGCGGCGGAGGCTGCGCAGAAGGACATTCCGCAGGCGCTCGCGCTGATCGCCCTCGCCTGGATAGCCGTCCTGCCCGAGTACGCCGTGGACCTCTACTTCGCATGGGTGGCCGGCAAGGACCCTTCCTACGCGGCCTACGCCACGGCGAACATGACGGGCGCGAACCGCCTCCTCATCGGCCTCGGATGGCCGGCGGTGCTCCTTGCGATCTGGTGCAAGGGGCGCGTGCGGGAGATCGCGCTCGAGCCGACGCGCCGCATCGAGCTCGGCGCCCTCGGCCTCGCGACGCTCTACGCCTTTCTGATTCCCCTCAAGGGAACGCTCTCGCTCCTCGACGCCGTCGTGCTCATCGGCATCTTCGTGCTCTACGCCTACTGGGCGGCGCGCTCGCCGATGGTGGAGATCGACCTCGAGGGCCCCGCCGGGCGCGTCGCCTCGTGGCCCGCGGCCCCGCGGCGCGCGATGGTCGTCGTGCAGTTCGTGTTCGCGGGCGCCGCCATCCTCTTCGCCGCCGAGCCCTTCGCCGAGGGGCTCCTGGGCGTGGGGCGCGAGCACGGAATCGAGGAGTTCATCCTGGTCCAATGGCTTGCGCCGCTTGCTTCCGAGGCGCCGGAGTTCATCGTCGCCATCCTCTTCGCCCTTCGCGGAAGGGCCGCCGTGGGCCTCGGGGCGCTCCTTTCGGCCAAGGTCAACCAGTGGACGCTCCTCGTGGGGGCGATCCCCGTGGTCTACGGCATCTCCGCGGGCGCGGCGGCGCCGATGCTTCTCGACTTCCGCCAGCGGGAGGAAATCCTCCTCACGGCGGCGCAGAGCCTCCTTGGACTCATGGTGCTCGTAAACCTGCGCTTCGGCCTGCAAGAGGCGCTTTTACTGGCGATGCTTTTCATGGCCCAGCTCTTTTTTCCCACGACGGAAGTGCGCATCGCGTTCTCCGTGCTCTACGGCTTTATGTGCGTCGCGCTTTTGTTCCGCCGTGGAGAGTGGAAGGCCCTGAAGGCGCTCGCACACCCCCTCTCCCCCGCGGCGGGCGAAAAACCGTAG